Proteins from a single region of Streptomyces glaucescens:
- a CDS encoding helix-turn-helix transcriptional regulator codes for MGVRLMVVDDHRLLAEALASALKLRGHRVLAAAAPAAGAAELVIARAPEVCLLGTAQPAQPGAFDPVARIKRERPQVAVLVLGPVPSPRGIAAAFAAGASGYVRHDERIEGVERAIMKARAGEAAVAPALLQDAFGELLHPAAQPDDEGQRLLEMLTPREIEVLVRVADGEDTRLIAAGMGIAASTARTHVQRVLMKLGVGSRLEAAALAARTGLLDRAGPVREQRPRDLDS; via the coding sequence ATGGGAGTGCGGCTCATGGTGGTCGACGACCACCGTCTGCTCGCCGAGGCACTGGCCTCGGCGCTGAAGCTGCGCGGGCACCGGGTACTGGCCGCGGCGGCGCCCGCCGCGGGGGCGGCGGAACTGGTGATCGCGAGGGCGCCCGAGGTGTGCCTGCTGGGCACGGCCCAGCCGGCCCAGCCGGGTGCCTTCGACCCGGTGGCGCGGATCAAGCGGGAGCGCCCGCAGGTGGCGGTGCTGGTACTGGGGCCGGTGCCGTCCCCGCGCGGCATCGCGGCGGCGTTCGCGGCGGGGGCCTCCGGCTACGTCCGCCACGACGAGCGGATAGAGGGCGTCGAGCGGGCCATCATGAAGGCCAGGGCCGGTGAGGCGGCCGTCGCCCCGGCCCTGCTCCAGGACGCCTTCGGGGAACTGCTCCACCCGGCCGCCCAGCCCGACGACGAGGGGCAGCGTCTGCTGGAGATGCTCACCCCGCGCGAGATCGAGGTGCTGGTCCGGGTCGCCGACGGCGAGGACACCCGCCTCATCGCGGCGGGCATGGGCATCGCCGCCTCCACGGCCCGCACCCACGTCCAGCGGGTTCTGATGAAGCTGGGCGTCGGCTCCCGCCTGGAAGCCGCGGCCCTGGCGGCCCGCACCGGCCTGCTGGACCGCGCGGGACCCGTGCGGGAACAGCGGCCGAGGGACCTCGACTCCTGA